In a genomic window of Cynocephalus volans isolate mCynVol1 chromosome 1, mCynVol1.pri, whole genome shotgun sequence:
- the BTBD3 gene encoding BTB/POZ domain-containing protein 3 isoform X1, giving the protein MVDDKEKNMKCLTFFLMLPETVKNRSKKSSKKANTSSSSSSSSSKLPPVCYEIITLKTKKKKKMAADIFPRKKPATSSSTTVQQYHQQNLSNNNLIPAPNWQGLYPTIRERNAVMFNNDLMADVHFVVGPPGGTQRLPGHKYVLAVGSSVFHAMFYGELAEDKDEIRIPDVEPAAFLAMLKYIYCDEIDLAADTVLATLYAAKKYIVPHLARACVNFLETSLSAKNACVLLSQSCLFEEPDLTQRCWEVIDAQAELALKSEGFCDIDFQTLESILRRETLNAKEIVVFEAALNWAEVECQRQDLALSIENKRKVLGKALYLIRIPTMALDDFANGAAQSGVLTLNETNDIFLWYTAAKKPELQFVSKARKGLVPQRCHRFQSCAYRSNQWRYRGRCDSIQFAVDKRVFIAGFGLYGSSCGSAEYSAKIELKRQGVVLGQNLSKYFSDGSSNTFPVWFEYPVQIEPDTFYTASVILDGNELSYFGQEGMTEVQCGKVTVQFQCSSDSTNGTGVQGGQIPELIFYA; this is encoded by the exons ATGGTAGATGACAAGGAAAAGAACATGAAATGTCTCACCTTCTTCTTGATGCTTCCAGAGACGGTAAAGAACAGGTCCAAGAAAAGCTCGAAGAAAGCAAATAcgagcagcagcagtagcagcagcagcagcaagttGCCCCCAGTTTGTTATGAAATAATTACCTTGAAgactaaaaagaagaagaagatggcTGCTGATATATTCCCCCGTAAAAAACCGGCCACCTCCAGCAGCACCACTGTCCAGCAATACCACCAGCAGAATCTCAGTAACAACAATCTTATACCGGCTCCGAATTGGCAGGGTCTTTATCCCACCATTAGAGAAAG AAATGCGGTGATGTTCAATAATGATTTGATGGCAGATGTACATTTTGTGGTTGGGCCACCAGGTGGGACTCAGCGGTTGCCAGGACACAAA tATGTTTTAGCTGTTGGGAGCTCTGTGTTCCACGCGATGTTTTACGGAGAACTTGCTGAGGACAAAGATGAAATCCGTATACCAGATGTCGAGCCTGCTGCTTTCCTTGCCATGCTCAA ATACATCTATTGTGATGAAATTGACTTGGCTGCTGACACAGTGCTGGCCACTCTTTATGCTGCCAAAAAGTACATTGTCCCTCACCTTGCCAGAGCCTGCGTTAATTTCCTGGAGACCAGCCTAAGCGCCAAGAACGCCTGTGTGCTTCTCTCCCAGAGCTGCCTGTTCGAGGAGCCAGACCTGACCCAGCGTTGCTGGGAGGTGATTGATGCCCAGGCTGAGTTAGCGCTCAAGTCTGAGGGATTCTGTGATATCGACTTCCAGACTCTAGAAAGTATCCTCCGCAGGGAAACTCTGAATGCCAAAGAAATTGTGGTTTTTGAGGCAGCTCTCAACTGGGCTGAAGTAGAATGCCAGCGACAAGATCTAGCTCTGAGCATTGAAAATAAACGCAAGGTCCTAGGAAAGGCTCTTTACTTGATCCGCATACCTACAATGGCCCTCGATGACTTTGCCAATGGTGCTGCACAGTCCGGAGTATTAACTCTTAATGAAACCAACGACATCTTCCTCTGGTATACTGCAGCCAAAAAGCCCGAGTTGCAGTTTGTGAGTAAAGCCCGCAAGGGCCTTGTCCCCCAGCGCTGTCACCGTTTCCAGTCATGTGCCTATCGGAGCAACCAGTGGCGCTATAGAGGTCGCTGTgacagcatccagtttgcagttGATAAAAGAGTGTTCATTGCTGGCTTTGGGCTGTATGGTTCCAGCTGTGGCTCTGCAGAATACAGTGCCAAGATTGAACTCAAGCGGCAGGGTGTTGTCCTGGGACAGAACTTGAGCAAGTACTTCTCAGATGGCTCCAGCAATACCTTCCCTGTGTGGTTTGAGTACCCAGTGCAGATTGAGCCAGATACCTTCTACACAGCCAGTGTGATACTGGATGGCAATGAACTTAGCTACTTCGGACAAGAAGGCATGACAGAAGTTCAGTGTGGCAAAGTGACCGTCCAGTTTCAGTGCTCCTCAGATAGCACCAACGGCACTGGGGTGCAGGGAGGGCAGATTCCCGAACTTATATTCTATGCCTGA
- the BTBD3 gene encoding BTB/POZ domain-containing protein 3 isoform X2 gives MAADIFPRKKPATSSSTTVQQYHQQNLSNNNLIPAPNWQGLYPTIRERNAVMFNNDLMADVHFVVGPPGGTQRLPGHKYVLAVGSSVFHAMFYGELAEDKDEIRIPDVEPAAFLAMLKYIYCDEIDLAADTVLATLYAAKKYIVPHLARACVNFLETSLSAKNACVLLSQSCLFEEPDLTQRCWEVIDAQAELALKSEGFCDIDFQTLESILRRETLNAKEIVVFEAALNWAEVECQRQDLALSIENKRKVLGKALYLIRIPTMALDDFANGAAQSGVLTLNETNDIFLWYTAAKKPELQFVSKARKGLVPQRCHRFQSCAYRSNQWRYRGRCDSIQFAVDKRVFIAGFGLYGSSCGSAEYSAKIELKRQGVVLGQNLSKYFSDGSSNTFPVWFEYPVQIEPDTFYTASVILDGNELSYFGQEGMTEVQCGKVTVQFQCSSDSTNGTGVQGGQIPELIFYA, from the exons atggcTGCTGATATATTCCCCCGTAAAAAACCGGCCACCTCCAGCAGCACCACTGTCCAGCAATACCACCAGCAGAATCTCAGTAACAACAATCTTATACCGGCTCCGAATTGGCAGGGTCTTTATCCCACCATTAGAGAAAG AAATGCGGTGATGTTCAATAATGATTTGATGGCAGATGTACATTTTGTGGTTGGGCCACCAGGTGGGACTCAGCGGTTGCCAGGACACAAA tATGTTTTAGCTGTTGGGAGCTCTGTGTTCCACGCGATGTTTTACGGAGAACTTGCTGAGGACAAAGATGAAATCCGTATACCAGATGTCGAGCCTGCTGCTTTCCTTGCCATGCTCAA ATACATCTATTGTGATGAAATTGACTTGGCTGCTGACACAGTGCTGGCCACTCTTTATGCTGCCAAAAAGTACATTGTCCCTCACCTTGCCAGAGCCTGCGTTAATTTCCTGGAGACCAGCCTAAGCGCCAAGAACGCCTGTGTGCTTCTCTCCCAGAGCTGCCTGTTCGAGGAGCCAGACCTGACCCAGCGTTGCTGGGAGGTGATTGATGCCCAGGCTGAGTTAGCGCTCAAGTCTGAGGGATTCTGTGATATCGACTTCCAGACTCTAGAAAGTATCCTCCGCAGGGAAACTCTGAATGCCAAAGAAATTGTGGTTTTTGAGGCAGCTCTCAACTGGGCTGAAGTAGAATGCCAGCGACAAGATCTAGCTCTGAGCATTGAAAATAAACGCAAGGTCCTAGGAAAGGCTCTTTACTTGATCCGCATACCTACAATGGCCCTCGATGACTTTGCCAATGGTGCTGCACAGTCCGGAGTATTAACTCTTAATGAAACCAACGACATCTTCCTCTGGTATACTGCAGCCAAAAAGCCCGAGTTGCAGTTTGTGAGTAAAGCCCGCAAGGGCCTTGTCCCCCAGCGCTGTCACCGTTTCCAGTCATGTGCCTATCGGAGCAACCAGTGGCGCTATAGAGGTCGCTGTgacagcatccagtttgcagttGATAAAAGAGTGTTCATTGCTGGCTTTGGGCTGTATGGTTCCAGCTGTGGCTCTGCAGAATACAGTGCCAAGATTGAACTCAAGCGGCAGGGTGTTGTCCTGGGACAGAACTTGAGCAAGTACTTCTCAGATGGCTCCAGCAATACCTTCCCTGTGTGGTTTGAGTACCCAGTGCAGATTGAGCCAGATACCTTCTACACAGCCAGTGTGATACTGGATGGCAATGAACTTAGCTACTTCGGACAAGAAGGCATGACAGAAGTTCAGTGTGGCAAAGTGACCGTCCAGTTTCAGTGCTCCTCAGATAGCACCAACGGCACTGGGGTGCAGGGAGGGCAGATTCCCGAACTTATATTCTATGCCTGA